A DNA window from Vigna unguiculata cultivar IT97K-499-35 chromosome 10, ASM411807v1, whole genome shotgun sequence contains the following coding sequences:
- the LOC114166248 gene encoding histone H3.2 — protein sequence MARTKQTARKSTGGKAPRKQLATKAARKSAPATGGVKKPHRFRPGTVALREIRKYQKSTELLIRKLPFQRLVREIAQDFKTDLRFQSSAVSALQEAAEAYLVGLFEDTNLCAIHAKRVTIMPKDIQLARRIRGERA from the coding sequence ATGGCACGAACCAAACAAACTGCACGTAAATCCACCGGAGGCAAGGCTCCTAGGAAGCAACTGGCCACGAAGGCAGCCAGAAAATCTGCTCCGGCAACAGGTGGTGTGAAGAAGCCTCACCGCTTCAGGCCGGGAACAGTGGCACTGAGAGAGATCAGAAAGTACCAAAAGAGCACGGAATTGCTGATCAGAAAGCTTCCATTCCAGCGTTTAGTGCGAGAGATCGCTCAGGACTTCAAAACAGATCTTCGTTTCCAGAGCAGCGCGGTTTCTGCTTTGCAGGAAGCTGCAGAAGCTTATCTTGTTGGACTCTTTGAAGACACAAACCTTTGTGCCATTCACGCCAAGCGCGTCACCATCATGCCCAAGGACATTCAACTTGCTCGCAGAATCAGGGGCGAGAGAGCTTga